DNA from Asterias amurensis chromosome 7, ASM3211899v1:
CTGTATTATTCGTTTATTTGGGGAGTCAATATGCTATACCCATGGAGGAATGCTATACCTAACTCCATGATTATACCATAGAAGTGTACTGTGCAAGATTCGATCTAGTCTTGATTGGAGGCGTACATTTTGTCACAGACAACACGAATTACTGGAGAAGAGATATCTGTATCATATTGTCGCCTGTCTCTCCTAGCCAGTCGATGTTGCGCCCTCTACACTCtaaatgagggggggggggggaatttgaGAGTTAATCCAAAGGATTAGCACCAAATctatttttaaacttttaaattaaatctTTTATATTAGAATGTTAATCATGTgtagaaattattttaaatggaTTTGTACCCTAATTACAACCCATTGGATTGACTTTTTATGCGCCAACCATACCACAAAGTTGACTCCCAAAGGTTTGCGAACACAGCACTTTAATGTTCACCGCATGTAGCGTTGGTGCAAGGGGCTAAAATacgcattattttgtttcatatttcttacttttttttgcCTTTGTCTGGTTTACTTCTTTCTTCATCTTCTTGTATTCGTTGCTTCTTTGTAATTGAGTTGGGTTCGTTTTGGTCTAATacataacaataaaacaatacatCTCTGAACAGATAATCGATAACTGCAATTTATATTGATCACTTTAACGCATTTAATACGCTGTTTATTAAGTAAACTTGCACATACGGTCAACACAAACCATTCTTTAAGAAACGGTAAAAAAGTACATTTCAAAATCGTAATAATTAGAAGCATATTATTAATCATTGACTATTACCTAAACGACTAATTTAAACTACCCGTTCTTGAAAGTATTGTGTTCAAGCATGTTTAGAAGCTTCAGCTTAATGCGGTAAATATTGAAACGAAgttaaaatttcaatttattattcATAACGATTTAAACTACTAAAATAAGGTAATGACAACAATAATTGCACataatgtgtttttatgaaTATAACGTACAGTGTGAAGCTCAATAAGTGGTAAAGTGAGaagaaatttaaatttcaacttaatattatttaataaaCTTGCACTCACGGTCAACACAAACTATTCTTGAAGAAATGGTTGAAAagtatttttaaccatttcAAAATCGTAATAATTACTTCGGTAGCATATTCTTCATTAGCAGCCATTAAAACAAGCCGTTCTTAAACGTGTTTCATTAACGCATGTTATTTAAAAAAGCTTAAGGCATTCTCTTATTTCAAAAAGTAAACGTTAATAAAAGTTAACTCAAACGTGTATAGTTGCACATAATGTGTTATATGATTTTGAGTATATTTAACTACAATTTGAACCTTTTAAAAGCATTATATACACTTTCAAAAGTAGATAAGGAAGTTTGAATGgtaaaaattaatgaaatttaaaattcaatttaatattCATAACAATTTACACTCAATTCAAATTAACATTGTTGACAAATAATTGCacgatgttttatgctaattttaaaaatttaactaCCCTTTGGAAAACAATAAAGATTGCATCATAAGTAAATATAAATATCAAACAATGTGAATACTGCTTTAAAGGTAAATTGCGTTTAAAATTACGGATTTTAacatcgtttgttataaattgcagCTTAGTATGATAGTACAGTAGTATGAATATTTATTATAGTTTTAACTATAATAATTGTTGATATaatatgttaattttgcatcggggagaaagaatatttttgttttatcctcaCACCGCTGTGTATTTAGCACTGCATACTAAGTACAGGGTTTACAGTAattaatacacattggtgtacgggtaaaacaaacaatatattATATTGTCTGTACTGTTATTAAAAAAGGGTTATAAAATTagtattattggtttattaaacaCATTGAATCATCGCAGCCAAAGGCTGAGTTgggtttaaaatacagagatttataattacaaaatattgtttaagtTTGGCAGTGCAATAAGTACTTAttgtaattttaaataattaaaaactcACACATTTGATACCAACATTCATTATAATTCAGAAGGCAGTGTAGTTAATATGAATCATACCCCTTTGGAATTACACATTCAAATTACATTGCACCAACATAAATAAAATTGCTGGATATTCATTATATTGACATAATTGGCCTGCTTACAACTTGTTATCAAACAATTGTAAAAAATGAAATCTTAACTCGTTATGATTTTTAAATCATTTAACTGCAGGATCAAAATACTCAAACATTTTCGTTTCAAACGCCATTTACAAATTCTTTGACCTCTTTTCCAGAATATGTGCGGCCACATTGCATGACGACCAGCATAACCAACAGGAGCATGATGATTCCTAACATGGTGACCTCTATAACGTCTGCATCCACGTCTATCGGGCTTCCTCTACCATGTACATGGACAGCTGAAAAGTCAAAGGGACAAAAAGAGTTTTCGTCAAATAGGTAAGTTATTCGTGCTTGCCCGTGTCTGGTTGGGAAAcgcttggttttttttttatcataaaaaacaCACTCTAACAACATTTCGGATCAGAATTAACCCAGGAAGTCGTGTCAAAATTTCCAGAAGTTAGGTCAAAATAACAGTAATTTAATAATATGTCAAAATCACCATGAATCTGTGTAAAAATGACCCGGAATCTATGCAGAATGACAAGAAATCTGTGTTAAAATAACTAGGAATCTGTCTCAAAATAACCAGGAACCTGTGTTAAAATATCAAGAAATCTGTGTCAAAATATCCTACTTGCAGTAAactatgttcttttgagaacttgtcttgagGCTGTATattttactaccgcggagtagattttcggaatttgggagacttctcattttGTAGCCTATTATCTAGAAATGAGAAATTACAATCCTTACCGGTTTGGTCATTCACCATTCGAAGCAGTCCTCCGGTACTTGGATAAGCATCTGAAGAGGATCCAACTTGGCTGACGTCACGTTTGCGCACCAGTCTAGATCTGGTCCCGCTGAGCGGGGTGTCCCCTCTGATTGGTCTATTTGGTGGGATGACGTCATCTGGAGAAGGCGTTTGGCTGCCTGCGTCGCATCCCATCGCACACTTTGAGTTGGGGTCACTGGCGTCACAGATTCTCATGTCACAGTGCACGTAAACCTAGGATaccaaaagttgtaaatttGTTACTTACAGTTCAATCTAAAGCTTTGCAAGCTGatcacatttttgtttaaattagcaGGATCATTTTTAACTGTTTAATCAAGAGAGAAGGTAAataggttttgttttcaaatgttgttgatATCCCAAGATCTCTCATAAGTTAACCCACTAAATAATATCAGTAGCATCAAATGTTATAGCATAACAAGGGGCctcataaaaacaaatgtaaaaactAACAAGATCGTTGTGTTGTATGCTGAATTctgaacaatattttttttacttaataataataatacaaagacTTACCAATCCATGGATGTTGTCGCCTAAGAAGGCAAATGAGTCGATGGCAAACCGCTCCTTTCTCCTGGAAGGTGGTGTCAAGAGTCTAACTGTGTCATCAATGGGACACCTGGTTGGAACAAAATAGAGGACAAAATACTTACAATAGATTCACCAGTAATAAAATTACATTATAACGATTGATATAAAGTCGTATTTCGAAAAGATGGATCCAGTATAAAAATCACAAAAGGTTCCTTTACTTACCCATTGGTAATAAACGGGAACCTGATAGCGTCAAATGGATTGGTGGTGGGTGTGGCCCAGCAGCTGTCAATCATGAGGTCACAGTTGCCGTCACAGGTGACACGCCCCTCGAAGTGCATGCGTTGTTTCAACTGAACTCCAACGGGGAACTCCTTCAAGTTGTAAGCCTTTGAATAGCTCTCGTCTTCGTACATCCTTAGGGAGAAATTGAAGTTGCCATAGCCTTTCTCGTAGTAGACGATGGTGGTGACGTTGGGGTCAAAGGACAAGTAGCCCACTTTGTCAGCAGCGACTCGGCAGGACAGGTGGATCTCTATGAAGTGATTTCGTGTAATCTCGCTGCCTGGTGTGTAAGGCTTGGGTGGGATGTACACAACGTTTTCAAAATCCAGGAAACCTCCACTCCTTGTAGCCTgtcaaaaatcgaaaaatatacatttcaaattaagctgccacataaaaaaagttgttttcatcaacaaatcatgttttatactaagagaggtttgcggttacaccaagCGAATATATCTATTTTGAATAGTGTTGATTCCCAGTTAACGAGTAAACTTTTCGATCATGTTTTTCCTAAATAAGGACTTTGTAAAACATCAAGAAATATCGGCAAATTGCTTACCTCAGATGTTGTCTTGCAAGCGTCATATGACGTCCCGATGACGTAGTGAGTCTTGTTGAAGTCGCGTCCTGTGCAACTTCGATCGTTCAGGTACATGGTTGTTGGATCAATGTCGCCTACCAGACGTTTCGACACGAAGGTCTGCATGAAGTTCTCCCTGCAATCTGCGTTACCAGTTGGTGTCACTTTGTCAAGATCTTTGTCATCTAGATTTCCTGGCAATCGGCGACCTTTATAAATAAAACCACAAGAAATCAAAGTTAGGTTTGAAGCCATCTATAGATAAGTTATACTTTTTGaaacctgggtccaatttcattgagctgcttaattGCAAAAacatagctaagcacaacacaaatGTGTTTacacaagaaaaaaattaccagccaaactaccatgtcacataaaCGGTTGTGAGtgggtatcctgctcatttttgcttagcacaaaattgttaagcaataattGAAATTTTACCCAtttgctcttttttttattttcgaatGCCTTTGCCGACTGCCAAAACTGTTTGAAGTTATAAGTCGTTCTTCTGAACGTCCCAATTAAATATGAaatacaacatttcaaaaaactTACCGGTCCACTTGAAGCCCCATTCTTCTCCGGCAGGTTGCGCCAAATCGCACTCCTGTGCGCTTTTAACCGCACCCTCGTCAACTCGAATTCTGTAGTCAGCTCCGTAAAATATAGCCGCAGCGACAGGTAGAGAAAACAACATAGAACTGCCGTCGACTGTGACGTCAGGGGATGAGGTGTCTACCCGGTATAAATCTGTCTCGTCAGAGTTCACGATTGTGACGTAGGCAGATGACGTAGCCTTCTGGATCtgtatttttgaacaaaaataggATGTTTTTAAGACTGTAGTTTTTACTTTGTTCACACAGAAAATGGAATATggtatttgaggcattgcatggtgaggtatcaatattggtttgcggtaaaacgATCAAGGTATAACATGTTCTTTTGAGATATTGTCTTgcttttatattctactaccgcgagcACATTttcggaattcaggagacttcacATTTCTGTATATCATCCTCAGGAGAAGGAAGCCTAACAATGGTTCATCATGATCATATCATATTGATGAACTACTTACCGGTTTGCTGTACTGAATTCTGATTTCATGCCCAGAGATGTTTCCACCGGGTTGGGGAAGTGAGTCCAACGGCACGACGACAAGTGGTTCGAAACCATCGCCGCCATCTTGGCAGAATGTTAGGAAGGTGAATCGCCATTCAGCCGTCTCAGGTCTGGACAGGTCGCAATCCTGAGCACTGACCACTGCCCACTCGTCTACACGGATCTTATAGGTGTCTTCAAACTGAAGAGGTAGAGTCAACGGTAAGGTGAAGCTGAGTGAGCTACCACCAACGATGGTGACGTACGGTGAGGTGACGTCAACTTGGTAGAGTAGAGAGTCAAAGGTATCACGGACAGAGATGTAGGCTGGTCTCATTGGCTTCTTGATCTAAAGAAGAACAATTAGTATCAAAATATCGTTAAAAAGGCACTGTGATCAATGAGGAAGCTATTTTCCCATTGTGATTTGCATCCCAAAACATTTTCACAATAAATGGACGAATGGAATGCCTGACTTGTAACTTAATTCATAAGAAGTGTGCTATATGCAAAGTTATAAtttaacttttgtttatttaactGTTGACATAACGAACTAAATTGATAACCGATTTGCTTACCTCTTTATTGTAACTAATTGTCACAACTCGTCCAGTTAGACTCTCTCCGGGCGCAGGTGTTGACTCCATCGGCAGAACATCAAGGGGCTCAAACTCCCCATCAAAGTCACAGAAAGTGATAAAACCAAACTCCCACTCGGCCATAGGGGGCGCTACTAAGTCACAGTCTTGGGCACTCATCACGGCTCCTTCGTCAACTCGGATCTTATAACCACCCCCAAATTGAAATGGAAGACTCGTTGAAAGGGAAAAGCTCAGCGTGTTTCCGCTCACTGAAACTTCTGGAGTAGACGCGTCTACTTGGAGAAAGGGGATATCGAACTCGTCATAAAGTGTGATGTAGGCAGTGTCAGCTGGTTGTTGgatctgaagaagaaaacaatacaaTGATAAGTCTTTTGACTGAATAATTCCAGCATTTTATTTATGGTCCAAACAGTTCCACTGATTAGGATGAAGCAAGTTTCTTTAATCTCTACATACCTGTTTGTTGTATCGGATCATGATGGTCTGTCCAGCAAAGTCCTCCCCGGGTGAAGGGAGTGATTCTGTCGGCAGGACTGTCAGTGGTTCATACTCCTCATCCTCGGTACAGAACGTCACAAACACGAAATCCCACTCAACCATTGGAGCTAACCCTTGGTCACAGTCTCTGACACTCACAGCGGCACCTTCATCTACCCTCATCCTGTATGTACCCTGAAACTCTAGTGGAAGAGTCAGAGGAAGTTCGAAACTCAGGGTTCTGCTGTCGATGGTGACGTCAGGTGTAGACGTGTCGACTCTAAAGACGGGGGAGTTAGCGCTGTTGAAGATGGTGACAAATGCACTGTCTGCTGGTTTTTGGATCTGAAAATCAACAGTAATAACATAATTATACACACTGACCATGGTTTCACGCTCTCATACCAAACTGGTTTCTGATTGTATTGCTTACAGTATCCAATCGACTACGTAAGCAGTTTTCAAAGCTTCTTACCTTTTTGTTGTACGTCACGCTGACGACATTGCCCTTCATCTCCGCTCCGATAGCTGGAACTGAATCCTCTAGAACCACAGCCAAAGGTCGGTAGTCTCCGTCACAGAAAGACTCAAAAATGAAATCCCATTCTGCCGCGGAGGGCGCTGCTTCGCAATCTCCAGCGCTTCTCACTGCTCCCTCATCTACACGGATTGTATACATATCCCCTCGTTGCAATGGAACATCGTGAGGCAAGTTGAAAGACAGTGTCGTTCCACTTACGAGGACTCCATCGGAGGAAGAAGCGATTTGGAATACGGGGGTGTTGCTGGCGTCCATGATGGAGATTAAAACTGATTGGGATGACTTATGGATCTGTCGTTGCGAATAAAAACAACATTCGTTTATGTCAAAGCTCGAAGAAGTCATAAATATGTTATCTTATATATTGATTTAAAATGCAATACGCCTTCCACAAAACTTAAAGACATCCACCCAGACTGGCTCAGTGGTGTCTGCCTTTGCATTTCACCTCTGTGTACCCCGTTTCGAGCCAGGACTCGGGCCTCGCatgttgatatttgtttttcagtccctaactGACTGCgtaggttttcctcccacgtctaaaactgaaatttcatcattgtcttctctaagtaaaagttggtgtgatgtttctacaaggatgctttgccgactatATGATTTAAATTGTGGATAAAAAGCACCAACAGTTTTGACAAAGCTGGAAGTAGTCATGTGGTAGTGGTAGTTTGGTTGAAACGGAatacaatttaaacaaaacgaGAATAAGAAGAGAAACCTACCTGTCCTGTGTAGGTAACTTGAATTGAATCGCCTCGAAGTGTTGCCCCTGGGGACGGGGATGACTCTGATGGCAGAACAGCCAACTGAGGAGTATAGTTGGAGGCATCTGCAACAAAATTGATGTCAATGTTTAACATTTCATTAATCGTTTCCCTTTAGTAAACATGTTATATTGGTGTGTTTTATATATTAGTATCTTCACTTTGTGTGTTCCAACATACGAATAAAATTTCCTGTAggttttggctcaattggtcatcaaagttccaagaaaatattgaaagaaaaatacagtgcttgaagcctttctcagattcagcgTTAGAAAAATGTTCTCTTTCTCTAAAAATGCATTACTAAGGTGTGTCGTTTCTAACAAAGTTGTATAAATCAACAGCCCCGGTGCAGGCTCTAttgtggagtaattaccaaaagtaaacACTGCGTTTTAGTTGTctgcgctttttttttttttttttttttttttacttcaaagtAGCTCAATTTAATGAAACACAGAATGGATAAATATTGTGTgcattttttatattaaaattgctgggtgtttattttcttcttcgCAAATTGAAGACAATTTTATGGAACTTACCCACAACATTGACATAGAAGCAAGCCATATCACTGGAATATTTATAGCCCTCCTCTGCTTCGTAACAGATCACGTGACGACCGATCTGGTCGCTGGTTGGTGTCCAGGAAAGAGTCACTGAATATTCATCATCGGTTCCCTCCACTTTTCTGATTGGCGAGGCATGGACGCCAGAGGGCTTGATGGTTTCGAAAGAGGTTATGCTGGAAAAACAACCGGACAAGATCAACAGGTAAGTGATCGTTTTAAGTTTGCATGCTAAGGGATTGCTTTTGGGATACGTCTTTGTCCAAAAGACCCAACCGATTTTAAATAAACTGTCAAAGCTTTGTAGAGTCTAGTCTTGAAATTTTAAGTCGGTAATGTTATTGCGGTCTTATTCGACCATgtctcgcgctacctacgatcGGTGCATGAACGTATactcgcactgtgactgttacATAAACGGTATGATGTGTATTTTGGAGATGCATGACGCTTGTAATAGGCAGCGCTGGTAGACAAATATACACTGACttacgacttgtcatcaa
Protein-coding regions in this window:
- the LOC139939430 gene encoding uncharacterized protein, with the protein product MRSNMKGVAVFVALLACSFLELTTGREVGHYKGGSITWKADDDNPNHIQIFVRMNFRHEYSNGYLHEACTNEAIEERTELSTEGSFRVDDERISWAKYICTDYDETMDWSAGYYLLSYNMAPGQTMAEFNFQECCWPTNVANNGNDQGNGRGWNMVSTIDITSRPDTGRPNSPPVSGSFPVYRMYRGCKYSRYIKAWDADGDDLRCRWTDAARNECNADDGDVCGELFVDSKRRKSGALLEEDTCKITFNKRNPAGTYAVAVMVEDYAPSDPTTPLSKIPVQFLIEVVDRDGKCRKPELLGEDGTCITIPTGREYSTPIKARSSEPGAFITSFETIKPSGVHASPIRKVEGTDDEYSVTLSWTPTSDQIGRHVICYEAEEGYKYSSDMACFYVNVVDASNYTPQLAVLPSESSPSPGATLRGDSIQVTYTGQIHKSSQSVLISIMDASNTPVFQIASSSDGVLVSGTTLSFNLPHDVPLQRGDMYTIRVDEGAVRSAGDCEAAPSAAEWDFIFESFCDGDYRPLAVVLEDSVPAIGAEMKGNVVSVTYNKKIQKPADSAFVTIFNSANSPVFRVDTSTPDVTIDSRTLSFELPLTLPLEFQGTYRMRVDEGAAVSVRDCDQGLAPMVEWDFVFVTFCTEDEEYEPLTVLPTESLPSPGEDFAGQTIMIRYNKQIQQPADTAYITLYDEFDIPFLQVDASTPEVSVSGNTLSFSLSTSLPFQFGGGYKIRVDEGAVMSAQDCDLVAPPMAEWEFGFITFCDFDGEFEPLDVLPMESTPAPGESLTGRVVTISYNKEIKKPMRPAYISVRDTFDSLLYQVDVTSPYVTIVGGSSLSFTLPLTLPLQFEDTYKIRVDEWAVVSAQDCDLSRPETAEWRFTFLTFCQDGGDGFEPLVVVPLDSLPQPGGNISGHEIRIQYSKPIQKATSSAYVTIVNSDETDLYRVDTSSPDVTVDGSSMLFSLPVAAAIFYGADYRIRVDEGAVKSAQECDLAQPAGEEWGFKWTGRRLPGNLDDKDLDKVTPTGNADCRENFMQTFVSKRLVGDIDPTTMYLNDRSCTGRDFNKTHYVIGTSYDACKTTSEATRSGGFLDFENVVYIPPKPYTPGSEITRNHFIEIHLSCRVAADKVGYLSFDPNVTTIVYYEKGYGNFNFSLRMYEDESYSKAYNLKEFPVGVQLKQRMHFEGRVTCDGNCDLMIDSCWATPTTNPFDAIRFPFITNGCPIDDTVRLLTPPSRRKERFAIDSFAFLGDNIHGLVYVHCDMRICDASDPNSKCAMGCDAGSQTPSPDDVIPPNRPIRGDTPLSGTRSRLVRKRDVSQVGSSSDAYPSTGGLLRMVNDQTAVHVHGRGSPIDVDADVIEVTMLGIIMLLLVMLVVMQCGRTYSGKEVKEFVNGV